The following is a genomic window from Deinococcus sedimenti.
CCGTCGACGGTCGGAAACCGGCGCGCGACAGGAGGGTGTCGCAGTCCCGCCTGTGCGCCGGCAGGTTCGCCGTCACGCGGGACAACTGAGCTACCTCGCTCGCGGCGGCGAGCAGCGACGCCGCCACGCCACGTCGCTGCCACGCGGGCGACACGCTGACCCATGAACACTCGCCATGGCGCGCAGTGTCCCAGACATGCAGGCACAGGCAGCCCACCACGTCGCCGGCCGCTGCCTGCGCCAGCCAGAGGAGATCTGGACGGTCGAGGCCGAAATTCAGGACGTCGCGCCGGAACGCGTCGCGCGTGAATGCCGGAAGGTTCAGCTCCTTCCGGCCCTGATTGAGGGCGGCGCGCAGGGCCTCCTGACGGTCAGGATCAGACCCGACCCTCTGGAAGCTGATGCCGGCCGGGGGAGTGGCCAGCCCAGGCCCCCAGTACGTCCATTCGGTGCTGATCAGGCGAAGTTCGAAGCCCTGCTGTTCCAGCCAGTCGCTCCGCGTGTCACCCGCCCGGAGTGTCAGGGTCCACCGTTCGGCGCCGTGTGCTGCCGCCCACTGGCCCGCGTGCTCAAGGAGGGCCGCGCCTGCCGTACCCAGAGCATCTTCCGGGGCGATCAGTTCGAGCAGGAAGGATCCAGGGGACTGCGGATAGGTTTCCACTAGGGCGACCTCGCAACCGCCGTCCAGTGCGAAGCGGACGAGGAACGGTTGATCTGATGGTCGCAGCTGCCAGTCACGCGCGACGTCGTCAGTGGTCAGGGGCGCATCGGGATACTGCGCCGTGGTCAGGCGTGCCAGCGCCTCACAATCCCGCGTGCTCCCCGTCCAGTCTCGCCAGGTCATGTCTGCCACCGTATCAACGCCGGGTGGTGACGGCAACGCGAGATGACCGGAGCTGGCGAGGCGACCGGTCAGTGAG
Proteins encoded in this region:
- a CDS encoding GNAT family N-acetyltransferase, giving the protein MTWRDWTGSTRDCEALARLTTAQYPDAPLTTDDVARDWQLRPSDQPFLVRFALDGGCEVALVETYPQSPGSFLLELIAPEDALGTAGAALLEHAGQWAAAHGAERWTLTLRAGDTRSDWLEQQGFELRLISTEWTYWGPGLATPPAGISFQRVGSDPDRQEALRAALNQGRKELNLPAFTRDAFRRDVLNFGLDRPDLLWLAQAAAGDVVGCLCLHVWDTARHGECSWVSVSPAWQRRGVAASLLAAASEVAQLSRVTANLPAHRRDCDTLLSRAGFRPSTEWLQAERPVR